From the Acidobacteriota bacterium genome, the window GCGACAGACTTCCCGGGACGCCTCCGCAGGAGCGTCGCCCCATCCGTACTCGGAGTCGCCTTCAGAACCGGACGCGCGAGCCCTGTTCTGTCGAGGCCAGCCGCAATTAACGATCCACGTTGGAATCGGTCGCCGTCCCGTTGAGGCCGGACCATCCGTCGCGGACGATCCCGAAACTCCGCTTGCGACGAAGATGGTAGGTCGGAGATTCCCAGCCGGGCCAGAGATAGGTCGGAAATCCCTTCAGCGTGGAGCCCCGGGCCGGGATCGCCGTGACCCGGCGGCGGCCCCGGGGCGAATTCTCCAGCCAGAGCAGTTGGAATCGAAAGCCGTCGGTCTCGACCGTATCGACCACATCATCCTGCCGGGTCGTCTCGTGAATGACACGGCGGGACGACGGGTCCGCGACGTTCAAGAGCCCCCACGGCAGTCGAAGCTCCAGGGTGGTTCCATCCGCCGACAGGAACCAATCGCTGAGGGAGTCGTACTGCTCGTCTTCCGCCCGGGTCGTTCCATGACGCAGCGGACTACGGCTGTACCCACGTGCGGGGTAGTAGGTCCCATCCCTTCCGTACCGATCGCGATTGGTGAAGACCGAGATCTCCACGAAGTCGCCGCGGTCGTTGTCCGTCGAACGATACGGTCGACGGTTCCTCTGGCTGAAGAGATCGTAGGGGCGATCCACAAGGATCCGTGCGTGATCACGGTCTTCGATCTGCACGAGGAACTCGAAACCGGGTGTCGTTTTGAGTCCCGCCGGATCCGGGAGTCGATGGGAACCTCGTTGCGCGTCGTAGGTGTCGATCGCGAGCCACAGTTCGGATCCTGGTTCGGCGAGCGAGCGGTCGGATTCGATCTCTACCAGCACGTAAAGAAAACCCTCGTCGCTGGTGATTCGCATGGCGAGACGATCGGACTTGCCTCCCTGCTGATGGATCGGAACGTGTTGCCAGTCCGTCGTCAAGCCGTCGAGCACGATGGTCGGTCCATCCCGACCCGGCCGTGCCGCGATCAACCCGAAGTTCTGTTCCGCGTCCAGTGCGTTGTGCCAGAGCCGATTTCGATCGACCGGAGACTCGTAGTTCATGACGATCCAGTTGCGCTTGAACCACTCATCCACCCACGCGAACAGGATGCCTCCGGCCAGACCCGCGTCGTGGATGTTCTTCATCAGCCGTAGATTCACCCGACCCTGGGCAACCTCGTCGTGTCCACCATGATGCTGACCCTCGGGCTGCAGGTGAGCGATTCCGCGAGATGAGGGCACGCCCAACTCCGCCACCAGGATGGGCTGGTTGCCGTGATGACGACGAAGCGCCTGGAGATAACCCAGGTAACGAGCCACGCCCTCGTCATCGCGAGCCTCTGCGTAGCCCGGGTCCAACAACATGAACTCCGGATAGTACGGATAGGCGTGATAAGAGGCGTAGGTCCCGGCACGATGCCGGCTCGTCGAAACGATTCGGGTCGCATCGACCTGACAGAGGTCGTTGTCATACTCCTTGATCTCGGCGTCGTCGGGCTCCCCCGCCCGCTTGCGGATGGCCAGCTCTTCCTCGACGGTCGCCTCGGTTGGGTGGATCAGCGGATCCAACGTCGGCCACGACGTAAACCCAACGGGGTGTTGGCTGCCGTAGTACTCACTCTCGTGTCGAGCGGCGGTCTCCAGGGTCGAGGCCAACCAGGCCTCGATCGGAGTCGCGGATCCGACCGTGGAGATGTAACGACCGCTAAACGTGTTTCGATCCGGGTAGCGTCGATCGAACGCGTCGACGGAGTAGGGCTCCCACTCCCGTCCGAGCAGCCAGGCCAGGACATCGCCCGAGACATCCACATCGTAGATCCCGTCTGCGTGCCCCGGACGCTCCGGCAACCGAAGGTTGCCGTGGATGGCATCGATCACCCGACGGATCTCGTCGCGGAAGGCCGTGTCGAACACGGGGTCGTGATAGTCGTGGGCCGGCGGCAGCTCTGTCCACACACCCTGTACAAGCCACAGTCGCTGGTTCGGATACTGTTGATTGTGATCCCGCAGGGCTCGGTAGAGGCTTGGCGGATGAAGTGTGTACAGGCGGACGACGTTGGCCCCCAGCACTCGCATCTCGTCAAACCACTGGCGATACAACGCCTCGTCGTCCGGGAACTCGGCGGGGTAGCGTCCGGGTAGCGCGGTCCCCAGATTGACACCGCGGACGAACAGACGTTCCCAGGCGCCCTGTCGGCGGACCTCGAAGTGAGCCTCCCCCGCACGAGCGACCACGTGAATCGAATCCGTCTCCGTCGCCGGACGGGGTCGGGATTCCTCGAGGACTCTTCCCTCAAGACGCGCCAGCCACGCGCCGAGCGTCGCGTCGTCCGGGGCCAGAGCCGCCGCACGGCGCCACGTCGTCCTCGCCGCCACGGGGTCGTCGAGCCGTTGCTGGGCCAGCCCCAAGCCCTTCAGCGCGTCGACATCGTCGGGACGACGGGTCGTCACCCACTCGAATGCCTCTTGCGCAGGTTGCGGGGCGCCGGACCTCAACGAGGCCCAACCAAGCAGTGCGTAGTAACCGACCTCCTCGGACCCGGCCGAGATCGCCGTCTCGAGGATCTGGATCGCCTCGTCCCAGCGATCGGCGCGGTAGGCCTTTAGGGCCGATGCGTACGGGTCGTCAGGTTCCGCGGAGTGCGCGACCCCCGCGCCGAAGAGGACGAGGATGAGCAGCAATCGTCGCATGGTCTCTATCCGGATGTTCGTTCGGAGGCGGTCGGTTCCTTGGGGTCTCGCCCGAAGCCCACGCGATCCATCCGACCCCAGCCTCGACGACGCCATAGTACATCCCAGAACGCTCGCACCTTGAACAACGACAGCATCTGCCGGTAGCCGAAGTTCTCGAGTATGCCGAATGCGATCAGCTTGGTGAGGTCCATCCAGCTTGGGTACCGCCGAAACGACATCTCCTCGAGGAGCACGGCGGCCACGGATAGAAAGATGCCATAGAGGATCGCCGCAGCGAGGAACAACAGGAAATACTCGATATTCAATAGCCCCAGGGCGTACGCAAGAATGACAACGATATAGCCGAGGATCTCGATAAACGGCCCCAACATCTCGAAGAACACCATGTGGGGAAACGCCAGCATGCCCAACCCCCCGTAACGAGGGTTGAAGGTCACGCCACGATTCTCCCAGAGCACCTGGATCAGGCCGCGATGCCACCGATTGCGCTGCCGACGGAGCACGGAGAGCGACGAGGGAACCTCGGTCCAGCAGACCGGGTCGGGAACGAACACGACTCGGTACTTTCTTTTCTTGCGCTTGAGGAATCGATGGAGCCGAACGACGAGATCGAGATCCTCCGTCTCGGTGTCTCGACTATAGCCGCCGATCTCGACGACCTCGTGCTTGCGATAGACACCAAAGGCACCGGAGATGATCAGGAGCGAGCGCAAGACGCTCCACCCCACCCTTCCGCTCAGGAAGGCACGCAGGTATTCCACGACCTGGAAGATCGGCAGCGGCTGCCCGGGAAGCGCGATGCGGGTCACGCGGCCGTCCTTGACGGTACAGCCGTTGACGATTCGCACGATGCCCCCGACGGCCACGGTCTCCTGGGGGTGCTCCATGAAAGGCTTGACGACCCTCAATAGCGCGTTGTCCTCGATCACCGAGTCGGCATCGACTGAACAGAACAACGGGTAGCGACAAATATTGATGCCCGCATTCAACGCGTCCGACTTTCCACCACGCACCTTGTCGACGACGATCAGCCGGTCATGGACCAACGATCCATAGACGCCGCGAATCTCCTCGGTAGGGATGCTCTTCTGATAGACCTTGTCCAACTTCGACAAGTCGAACGCCCGCAACAGTCGATCGAGAGTCCGGTCGTCGGAGCCGTCGTTGACGACGATGATCTCGAACTCGCTGTAGTTGACCATCATCAGCGAACGGACGGTCTCGACGATCGTCTTCTCTTCATCGTGGGCGGCGACCACGATGGAGATGGGCCACGTCATCTCCGACTGCATGATCTGCTGGTAGTCGGAGAAGAATGTTCGACGAACGAAAACAAAGACCGCGCGGAGCGAGAGGATGAACAACAGCAGATAGGTGCTGTTCAACGCAATGAAATAGATCAAGACGAAGAGGTTGAATCCGTAGATCAGATCGATGGCCAGCTGAGTCCAGTTCATGCGGACGCCTCCCCGGCCCCATGGGAGAGGATCGCCTTGAGCGCTTCACGAACCTTCTCTGTCGCGTGCTCGCTGGCGGCAACCTGGAGCCGGTCGGTCTGGCCCGCATCCACCAGGTGTTGGGCGAATCGCTTGGCCTTCGCGCGAACCTCGTCGTTGGGGTGGTTGAGTTCCGCGATACGGGCATCTACCACCCCGGACTCCTGCAGCATGAGGACGGCCTGGTGACGGGCGAAGCGATCGTCGTCGCCCAGCGCTTCCTCGAGAATCCGCAGACCCCTCTGACCGATCGAACGGAGCGCTCGCGCCGCATTGCTGCGAACCCACCACTCCTGATCCGCCAGCGCGCCTCTCAGCGCACCTAACGACTCTGCTGACTTGGTTCGACCCAGCGCCTTGGCCGCCATCGCGCGAACCGGCCACTCGTCGTCCTGCAGCGCGCGGGCTAGATCGGATGCAGTATGAGGATCCGCGATGCATCCCAGTGCGTGGCACGCACGTGCCCGGATGTCGGGGTGAGAATCGTCCAGGTGGCCGACAAGCCATGGCACGCTCTGCAGCGGTCGGATGCGACCCAGCACATCGAGTGCGGCGAGTTTTCCACTTGTCTCCAGCTCATCGAAACGTGATGTCAGCTCGTCGACCACTCTTCGGCCCATGCCCGTGAGAATGTCCGCGACGCGGATCGTCGACCAGCGATTGGGCTCATTGAGTGCGCCTATCAACACACGAATCGCGTCGCCTCCGCCAAGCACGCCAAGCCCCTTGGCCGCACGCATACGGACCTCCGGCGTCGCATCGTTCAGGGTACGGACCAGGCCCGCCGCGGCACGGGGAGACCCGGACTGGCCGAGCTTCTCGGCCGCCGCGGCTCGAGACCACCATCGTCGATGGTCCAGACGATCGAGCCAGCGGTCGATGGATCCCAGATCGTCAAGAGCCAGAGTCATGCGTTCTCTTTCGATCCCACGCACCTGCTGGATGTTGTCCAGCAGGACTCGCTCGAGTACTGGAACGTCCGACGCGGTTGCATCGGGAATGACATCGGAGATCGTCGACTGATCGCCATGAACGTATTGCAGGACCTGTGGCTCCAGCCGTTTGCGCCGGCGGCGATAGCGAAGTTCAAGCGTCTCGCGCCAGGCTTTACTGACAACGATCACGACCGTCAGCAGCAAGAAGGTCGCGGACGTTACGATGATTGCCCAGGCGAGGATCGTGTACATCAGCGTCCCCCCCCGATGCGGG encodes:
- a CDS encoding HEAT repeat domain-containing protein; this encodes MYTILAWAIIVTSATFLLLTVVIVVSKAWRETLELRYRRRRKRLEPQVLQYVHGDQSTISDVIPDATASDVPVLERVLLDNIQQVRGIERERMTLALDDLGSIDRWLDRLDHRRWWSRAAAAEKLGQSGSPRAAAGLVRTLNDATPEVRMRAAKGLGVLGGGDAIRVLIGALNEPNRWSTIRVADILTGMGRRVVDELTSRFDELETSGKLAALDVLGRIRPLQSVPWLVGHLDDSHPDIRARACHALGCIADPHTASDLARALQDDEWPVRAMAAKALGRTKSAESLGALRGALADQEWWVRSNAARALRSIGQRGLRILEEALGDDDRFARHQAVLMLQESGVVDARIAELNHPNDEVRAKAKRFAQHLVDAGQTDRLQVAASEHATEKVREALKAILSHGAGEASA
- a CDS encoding glycosyltransferase → MNWTQLAIDLIYGFNLFVLIYFIALNSTYLLLFILSLRAVFVFVRRTFFSDYQQIMQSEMTWPISIVVAAHDEEKTIVETVRSLMMVNYSEFEIIVVNDGSDDRTLDRLLRAFDLSKLDKVYQKSIPTEEIRGVYGSLVHDRLIVVDKVRGGKSDALNAGINICRYPLFCSVDADSVIEDNALLRVVKPFMEHPQETVAVGGIVRIVNGCTVKDGRVTRIALPGQPLPIFQVVEYLRAFLSGRVGWSVLRSLLIISGAFGVYRKHEVVEIGGYSRDTETEDLDLVVRLHRFLKRKKRKYRVVFVPDPVCWTEVPSSLSVLRRQRNRWHRGLIQVLWENRGVTFNPRYGGLGMLAFPHMVFFEMLGPFIEILGYIVVILAYALGLLNIEYFLLFLAAAILYGIFLSVAAVLLEEMSFRRYPSWMDLTKLIAFGILENFGYRQMLSLFKVRAFWDVLWRRRGWGRMDRVGFGRDPKEPTASERTSG